In Mytilus edulis chromosome 7, xbMytEdul2.2, whole genome shotgun sequence, a single genomic region encodes these proteins:
- the LOC139481281 gene encoding large ribosomal subunit protein uL15-like encodes MTTKDKKTRKLRGHVSHGHGRIGKHRKHPGGRGNAGGQHHHRINFDKYHPGYFGKVGMRYYHKTLNKFHCPAVNIERLWSLVSEQTRQVYKDKKDKAPVIDVVRAGYYKVLGKGHLPKQPMIVKARFFSREAEKKINSVGGTCVLVA; translated from the exons ATG ACAACAAAAGATAAGAAGACCAGGAAGCTGAGAGGTCATGTCAGTCATGGACATGGTCGTATTG gcAAACACAGGAAGCATCCTGGTGGTCGTGGTAATGCTGGTGGTCAGCATCATCATAGAATCAACTTTGATAAATA CCATCCTGGTTACTTCGGTAAAGTAGGTATGAGATACTACCACAAGACCTTAAATAAGTTCCACTGTCCTGCTGTTAACATAGAAAGATTATGGAGTCTAGTATCAGAACAAACCAGACAAGTGtataaagacaaaaaagacaAGGCACCAGTCATTGATGTAGTCAGAGCT GGATACTACAAAGTTCTTGGAAAAGGACATTTACCAAAACAGCCAATGATAGTCAAAGCCAGATTCTTCAGTCGAGAGgcagaaaagaaaataaactcTGTTGGTGGAACATGTGTCCTAGTGGCATAA